A genomic stretch from Bradyrhizobium sp. 195 includes:
- a CDS encoding AprI/Inh family metalloprotease inhibitor — protein sequence MTALRVVAFAVAAYLAAIGIAQAQDATSLKKSMPGQWELSTTERSKTCVVTLKGDAAGQGFKLELEPACKTALPFTKDIVAWNVRGLDIVRLQDATGEAVIDFTEVEAGIFEGLRQGEGVYILQDLAAARSMAKSMDQMIGDWSMVRGNGQPICGLTLTNTESSPDNFQVFLKPKCDAAIAQFNPTQWRLERGQIILMSKSGDAWQFEADDNAQWRRVPDTADPLIMLRQ from the coding sequence ATGACAGCTCTTCGGGTCGTTGCATTCGCCGTCGCGGCCTATTTGGCCGCGATCGGCATCGCGCAGGCGCAGGATGCGACGAGCCTGAAGAAATCGATGCCCGGGCAATGGGAGCTCTCGACCACCGAGCGTAGCAAGACCTGCGTCGTCACCCTCAAGGGCGACGCCGCAGGCCAGGGTTTTAAGCTGGAGCTCGAGCCTGCCTGCAAGACCGCGCTGCCTTTCACCAAGGATATCGTCGCCTGGAACGTCAGGGGCCTCGACATCGTCCGCTTGCAGGACGCCACCGGTGAAGCCGTAATCGACTTTACCGAGGTCGAGGCCGGCATCTTCGAAGGCCTGCGCCAGGGCGAGGGCGTCTACATCCTGCAGGACCTCGCGGCCGCCCGCTCGATGGCCAAGTCGATGGACCAGATGATCGGCGACTGGTCGATGGTGCGCGGCAACGGCCAGCCGATCTGCGGGCTGACGCTGACCAACACCGAGTCGAGCCCCGACAATTTCCAGGTCTTCCTCAAGCCGAAATGCGACGCAGCCATCGCGCAGTTCAACCCGACGCAATGGCGGCTCGAGCGCGGCCAGATCATCCTGATGTCGAAATCAGGCGATGCCTGGCAGTTCGAGGCCGACGACAACGCGCAGTGGCGGCGCGTCCCCGATACCGCCGATCCCCTGATCATGCTGCGTCAGTAG
- a CDS encoding flavin-containing monooxygenase, with product MYQYWFSEDLYKAWKPSERFPGQPETEQWLNFVADRFDLKKDIQFSTRIESATYRENDGRWDVVTADGERIDTQYLLACCGMLSAPLNDRFPGQSTFKGVITHTGLWPKDGIDLKGKRVAVVGTGATGIQVIQTIAPEVGSMKVFVRTPQYVVPMKNPKYSQADWGRWSSRFNELKTRVRSTFAGFDYDFENRPWAELTADERTEVLEKYWNDGSLSMWLATFPEMFFDEAVSAVVSEFVRGKLRQRLRNEPKLCDLLIPSENDYGFGTHRVPLENNYLEAYLQDNVEGVNCRKTPIERIVPEGIQTSDGKVHEADIIILAVGFDAGSGALSRIDIRGRDGRSLKDGWHDDIRTAMGLQVHGYPNLFTTGAPLAPSAALCNMTTCLQQQVDWITDCIAYARKHGKGVVEATKEFEDNWVKHHDEIAAATLVVKTDSWYMGSNVDGKPRRLLSYIGGVGNYNRQCDELAANGYQGFAMT from the coding sequence GTGTACCAGTATTGGTTTTCCGAGGATTTGTACAAAGCTTGGAAGCCGAGCGAGCGTTTTCCGGGGCAGCCAGAGACCGAGCAATGGCTGAACTTCGTCGCTGATCGCTTCGATCTCAAGAAGGACATCCAGTTCAGTACCCGGATCGAGTCCGCCACCTATCGGGAGAACGACGGCCGCTGGGATGTGGTCACTGCCGATGGCGAACGCATTGATACGCAATATCTGTTGGCCTGCTGCGGCATGCTGTCGGCGCCGCTGAACGACCGCTTCCCGGGCCAGTCCACGTTCAAAGGTGTGATCACCCATACCGGTCTTTGGCCGAAAGATGGTATCGATCTCAAAGGTAAGCGGGTCGCCGTGGTGGGCACCGGAGCCACCGGCATCCAGGTGATCCAGACCATCGCACCCGAAGTCGGGTCGATGAAGGTGTTCGTGCGCACGCCACAGTATGTTGTGCCCATGAAGAACCCGAAATATTCGCAAGCGGATTGGGGTCGCTGGAGCAGCCGATTCAATGAGCTGAAGACCCGCGTGCGCTCCACCTTCGCGGGCTTCGACTACGACTTCGAGAATCGCCCTTGGGCCGAACTGACCGCCGATGAGCGCACCGAGGTTCTGGAAAAGTACTGGAACGACGGATCGCTCTCGATGTGGCTTGCGACGTTCCCGGAAATGTTCTTCGACGAGGCGGTAAGCGCGGTCGTTTCTGAATTCGTCCGAGGCAAGTTGCGGCAGCGGCTTCGAAACGAGCCGAAGCTGTGCGATCTTCTCATTCCATCCGAGAACGACTACGGATTCGGCACGCATCGTGTGCCACTCGAGAACAATTATCTTGAGGCATATCTGCAGGACAACGTCGAGGGAGTGAACTGCCGCAAGACACCGATCGAGCGCATCGTGCCCGAAGGCATCCAGACCTCCGACGGGAAGGTCCATGAGGCCGACATCATCATCCTAGCCGTCGGATTCGACGCCGGTTCGGGCGCCCTCAGCCGGATCGATATCCGTGGCCGCGACGGCCGTTCGCTGAAGGACGGGTGGCACGATGATATCCGCACCGCGATGGGGTTGCAGGTGCACGGCTATCCCAACCTGTTCACCACCGGCGCTCCGCTCGCTCCGTCCGCCGCACTTTGCAACATGACGACCTGTCTTCAGCAGCAAGTGGACTGGATCACCGACTGCATTGCTTACGCGAGGAAACACGGCAAAGGAGTCGTTGAGGCAACCAAGGAGTTCGAGGACAACTGGGTGAAGCACCACGACGAGATCGCGGCCGCGACCCTCGTTGTGAAAACCGACTCCTGGTACATGGGCTCGAACGTCGACGGAAAGCCACGACGCCTGCTGTCCTATATTGGCGGCGTCGGTAACTACAACCGGCAGTGCGACGAACTTGCAGCCAATGGCTACCAAGGCTTTGCGATGACCTGA
- a CDS encoding peptidoglycan-binding protein has protein sequence MISFESLKAEYERNWANLEIRPGRLADANAVARKALNGKATYQQIERLTGVPWYFTALCHYRESNFDFDTYLGNGESLHRVTTIVPKGRGPFATFVDGAVDAYRLENFVGAQDWGIARMLFRLEAFNGFGYHAKGVNSPYLYGGSTLYGPPEARAGKFVRDHVFDSNHVDTQLGTAAILHAMMSLDSSITLDGSPQFAARIEPEDDAASTVVLMQQALNKLGANPPLAEDGICGVKTRGAVSQFQQQNGLRDTGLLDAATVASITRATQQPGPAGQAADLSHVLTRLEDLAQVLRPPAGGTTLPATIPPKPVPATNDPINLFERLFSLINKTAPMPGPVTPATPAPVDQLKQVVDLLSTLLNKDSKPVLGQVNGALGETIGKMLNGKKTALGIGGSVLTALLSSVTASPNAGGLAGLLGTVVSAVPGLGQFAMPISLALAAWGALGKMEKWAQGTAPPPKLTT, from the coding sequence ATGATTTCATTCGAGAGTTTGAAAGCCGAATACGAGCGGAATTGGGCCAATCTGGAGATCCGGCCCGGGCGCCTCGCTGATGCGAATGCGGTGGCCCGCAAGGCCCTCAACGGCAAGGCAACCTATCAGCAGATCGAGCGGCTGACGGGCGTCCCCTGGTACTTCACTGCGCTCTGCCACTACCGCGAGTCCAATTTCGATTTCGACACTTATCTCGGCAACGGCGAGTCGCTGCATCGCGTGACCACCATCGTGCCGAAAGGGCGCGGCCCGTTTGCCACCTTCGTGGACGGCGCCGTGGACGCGTACAGACTCGAGAACTTCGTCGGCGCCCAGGATTGGGGCATCGCGCGGATGCTGTTCCGACTCGAGGCGTTCAACGGCTTCGGCTATCACGCCAAGGGCGTCAATTCGCCCTATCTCTATGGCGGCTCGACATTGTACGGGCCGCCCGAGGCACGGGCCGGAAAGTTTGTCCGCGACCATGTGTTCGACTCCAATCATGTCGACACCCAGCTCGGCACCGCGGCGATCCTGCATGCGATGATGTCGCTGGATTCCTCGATCACGCTCGACGGCAGCCCGCAATTCGCCGCCCGCATCGAGCCGGAGGACGATGCGGCCTCGACGGTCGTTCTCATGCAGCAGGCGCTCAACAAGCTCGGCGCCAATCCGCCGCTCGCCGAGGACGGCATCTGCGGTGTGAAGACCAGGGGGGCCGTCTCGCAATTCCAGCAACAGAACGGCTTGAGAGACACCGGGCTTCTCGACGCCGCCACGGTCGCCTCCATCACGCGCGCGACGCAGCAGCCGGGCCCTGCCGGGCAGGCGGCCGACCTGTCACACGTCCTGACCCGACTGGAAGACCTGGCGCAAGTGCTGAGGCCGCCAGCCGGCGGCACGACGCTGCCAGCGACGATTCCGCCCAAACCCGTGCCTGCCACCAACGATCCGATCAACCTGTTCGAACGGCTGTTCTCTCTTATCAACAAGACGGCGCCGATGCCGGGACCGGTCACGCCAGCCACCCCCGCCCCCGTCGACCAGCTGAAACAGGTTGTTGATCTGCTCAGCACACTGCTCAACAAGGACAGCAAGCCGGTGCTCGGCCAGGTCAACGGCGCGCTCGGCGAGACCATCGGCAAGATGCTGAACGGCAAGAAGACCGCGCTCGGTATCGGCGGCTCGGTGCTCACTGCGCTGCTCTCTTCAGTGACGGCGAGCCCCAATGCGGGAGGACTTGCCGGACTGCTCGGGACCGTCGTGTCGGCAGTGCCGGGCCTCGGCCAGTTCGCGATGCCGATCTCCCTGGCACTCGCGGCCTGGGGCGCGCTGGGCAAGATGGAGAAATGGGCGCAAGGCACGGCGCCGCCGCCGAAGCTGACGACGTAA
- a CDS encoding NAD(P)-binding protein, whose protein sequence is MDQAEITSRSNGAKKTTLDAVVIGAGIAGLYQLYRMRQLGLKVRAYEAGSGVGGTWY, encoded by the coding sequence ATGGACCAGGCTGAAATCACGTCCAGATCGAACGGAGCAAAAAAGACGACGCTCGACGCGGTGGTCATCGGAGCTGGCATCGCGGGTCTGTACCAATTGTACCGCATGCGGCAACTGGGGCTGAAGGTTCGCGCCTACGAGGCGGGTTCGGGCGTTGGTGGAACCTGGTACTGA
- a CDS encoding 2-hydroxyacid dehydrogenase, producing the protein MSTGSISSEKIDLLIYGPVRPILENGFSDHFVVHKAETRGDLERLTPAIREKIRGVAVTYHTVRADKNSLSQLPKIEMVASFGVGYDHIDAKYAAEHNIIVTNTPDVLTEEVADVAMGLLISTLREFVKADRYVRSGLWQTQNYPLSVGSLRDRKVGIVGMGRIGQAIARRLDASLVPVVYHSRNPSKDVSYKHYPDLIEMAKAVDTLMVIVPGGASTNKMINAEVLKALGPRGVLVNVARGSVVDEPALVQALKSGTILAAGLDVFAAEPTVPDELKTMQNVVLLPHIGSASVVTRNAMDQLVVDNLKSWFGGKAPLTPVAETPFRGR; encoded by the coding sequence ATGTCTACCGGTTCGATTTCGTCCGAAAAGATCGACCTTCTGATCTATGGGCCGGTGCGGCCGATCCTCGAGAACGGGTTTTCCGACCATTTCGTCGTGCACAAGGCCGAGACGCGCGGTGACCTGGAGCGATTGACGCCGGCGATCCGCGAAAAAATCCGCGGCGTCGCGGTGACCTATCACACCGTGCGCGCCGACAAGAATTCGCTGTCGCAGCTGCCCAAGATCGAGATGGTGGCAAGCTTCGGCGTCGGCTATGACCACATCGACGCCAAATATGCGGCCGAGCACAACATCATCGTCACCAACACGCCCGACGTGCTGACCGAGGAGGTCGCCGACGTCGCGATGGGCCTTCTGATCTCCACCTTGCGCGAGTTCGTCAAGGCCGACCGCTACGTTCGCTCCGGGCTCTGGCAGACGCAAAATTATCCGCTCAGCGTCGGCTCGCTGCGCGACCGCAAGGTCGGCATCGTCGGCATGGGCCGGATCGGCCAGGCCATCGCGCGCCGGCTCGACGCCTCGCTGGTGCCGGTGGTCTACCACTCGCGCAACCCGTCCAAGGACGTCTCCTACAAGCACTATCCTGATCTGATCGAGATGGCGAAGGCGGTGGATACGCTGATGGTGATCGTGCCCGGCGGCGCCAGCACGAACAAGATGATCAATGCCGAGGTGCTGAAGGCGCTCGGCCCGCGCGGCGTGCTGGTCAACGTGGCGCGTGGTTCGGTGGTCGACGAGCCCGCGCTGGTGCAGGCGCTGAAATCAGGCACCATCCTGGCCGCCGGCCTCGACGTGTTCGCGGCCGAGCCGACCGTGCCGGACGAGCTCAAGACCATGCAGAACGTCGTGCTGCTGCCACATATCGGCTCGGCCTCGGTGGTGACGCGCAACGCCATGGACCAGCTCGTGGTCGACAACCTCAAGTCCTGGTTCGGCGGCAAGGCCCCGTTGACACCGGTCGCCGAGACGCCGTTTAGGGGGCGCTGA
- a CDS encoding AraC family transcriptional regulator — protein sequence MSKFIAVEELPRYAPGELKLDSSAVGRPDFRMRVFRYAPSDIWVPPTEDFLIVVYRQGATAMNRRVTGAWKQERVSRGITTLLTRAEPSHWRWANDIEVSHFYISPAFMMKTASEAFDHDVGAIELHDLLGIDDPVLGWINEQMAHEVAAGGPGGRLCYDALALQASVHIVRKYAAVKFKMPSARGHFRPAHARLIEDYIQQNISRNITLDELAAICNCTPIQFARKFHAHYGMRPHAFVQKQKVEQACRHLRRDNFALKEIALLSGFADQSHLNRVFRQYLNCTPAEYRKGASGT from the coding sequence ATGAGCAAGTTCATTGCGGTCGAGGAGCTTCCGCGATACGCACCGGGTGAACTGAAGCTGGACAGTTCGGCGGTCGGCCGACCTGATTTCCGCATGCGGGTATTTCGCTATGCGCCGTCCGATATTTGGGTCCCCCCGACGGAAGACTTCCTGATCGTCGTCTACCGGCAAGGAGCCACCGCGATGAACCGTCGCGTCACCGGCGCATGGAAGCAGGAGCGAGTCAGCCGCGGCATTACCACGCTGCTGACCCGCGCCGAGCCTTCGCATTGGCGATGGGCAAACGATATAGAGGTCAGCCACTTCTACATTTCACCGGCTTTCATGATGAAAACCGCGAGCGAGGCTTTCGATCATGACGTCGGCGCCATTGAACTCCATGACCTGCTCGGAATCGATGACCCCGTCCTGGGCTGGATCAACGAACAAATGGCTCACGAAGTCGCCGCCGGCGGTCCCGGCGGAAGACTCTGCTACGACGCGCTGGCGCTCCAGGCCAGCGTCCACATCGTGCGGAAATACGCGGCGGTGAAGTTCAAGATGCCTTCCGCGCGGGGACATTTCAGGCCGGCTCATGCCCGGCTGATCGAGGACTACATCCAGCAGAATATTTCCCGAAACATCACGCTCGACGAACTAGCAGCCATCTGCAACTGTACGCCGATTCAGTTCGCCCGAAAATTCCACGCTCATTACGGAATGCGGCCTCACGCTTTTGTTCAGAAACAGAAAGTCGAACAGGCATGCCGGCATCTGCGACGGGACAATTTTGCACTCAAGGAAATCGCGCTTCTCAGCGGCTTTGCCGACCAGAGTCATCTGAACAGGGTCTTTCGCCAGTACCTCAATTGTACGCCGGCTGAATATCGCAAGGGTGCCTCGGGCACCTGA
- a CDS encoding ABC transporter ATP-binding protein, protein MSPVQTSSAVEASLTALAVSLRGVTKTYDNGVMALGPFDLAVRNGEFISLLGPSGCGKSTVLRIIAELSAPSSGSVRVARREGVPQPGHGIGFVFQEPTLMPWSSVRENVRLPLRLGRVPKAEACARADAALASVGLADFADSFPRELSGGMKMRVSLARALVTDPDILLMDEPFAALDEITRFRLNNDLLALWRSLGKTIIFVTHSVFESVYLSQRVVVMTARPGRIQADIRIETVEPRGEAFRTSAAYSDYCRKVSAALAPSYSGQSTL, encoded by the coding sequence ATGTCCCCTGTCCAAACCTCATCCGCCGTCGAGGCCAGCCTGACGGCGCTCGCCGTGAGCCTGCGCGGCGTGACGAAGACCTATGACAATGGCGTCATGGCGCTCGGCCCGTTCGACCTCGCTGTCCGCAACGGCGAGTTCATCTCGCTACTGGGCCCCTCCGGTTGCGGCAAGTCGACGGTGCTGCGCATCATCGCAGAGCTCAGCGCGCCGTCATCGGGCAGCGTGCGGGTTGCGCGCCGTGAGGGCGTCCCGCAGCCGGGTCACGGCATCGGTTTCGTGTTTCAGGAACCCACCCTGATGCCCTGGTCCAGCGTGCGCGAGAACGTGCGGCTGCCGTTGCGGCTTGGGCGCGTTCCGAAGGCAGAGGCATGCGCGCGTGCCGACGCGGCGCTGGCCAGCGTCGGGCTCGCCGATTTCGCGGATAGCTTTCCACGCGAGCTCTCCGGCGGCATGAAGATGCGGGTGTCGCTGGCGCGCGCGCTCGTCACCGATCCCGACATCCTGCTGATGGACGAGCCGTTCGCCGCGCTCGACGAGATCACGCGCTTCCGTCTCAACAACGATCTGCTCGCGCTGTGGCGCAGCCTTGGCAAGACCATCATCTTCGTCACCCATTCGGTGTTCGAATCCGTCTATCTGTCGCAACGCGTGGTGGTGATGACGGCGCGGCCGGGCCGCATCCAGGCCGATATCCGCATCGAGACGGTCGAGCCGCGCGGCGAGGCGTTTCGTACCTCCGCCGCCTATTCCGACTATTGCCGGAAAGTGTCGGCGGCGCTGGCGCCGTCCTATTCGGGGCAGTCGACGCTATGA
- a CDS encoding ABC transporter permease, with translation MNAQAAVTAKPRAAQRALRFVLPVIVFAAGLLAWELVVRIKEIPPYVLPAPSIIILTLIKDWAVLSQSLATTLLTTLEGFVAASVGGIALALLFNQSKWVEYSLFPYAIVLQVTPVIAIAPLLLIYLEQQTAVVVCAFIVAFFPVLSNTTLGLNSVDRNLAGLFQLYGASPQQALRFLKLPAALPYILGGLRIAGGLSLIGAVVAEIAAGTAGAGSGLAYRIAESGYRLNIPRMFAALLLLSLAGIVIYGVLALVSHLVLRRWHESALGKES, from the coding sequence ATGAACGCGCAAGCCGCCGTCACCGCGAAACCGCGAGCTGCGCAGCGCGCGCTGCGCTTCGTGTTGCCCGTCATTGTGTTCGCGGCGGGCCTCCTCGCCTGGGAACTGGTGGTCCGGATCAAGGAGATCCCGCCCTACGTGCTGCCGGCCCCCTCAATCATCATCCTGACGCTGATCAAGGACTGGGCGGTGCTGTCACAATCGCTCGCGACCACGCTGCTGACCACGCTCGAAGGTTTTGTCGCGGCCAGCGTCGGCGGTATTGCGCTGGCGCTGCTGTTCAACCAGTCGAAATGGGTGGAATATTCGCTATTTCCCTATGCGATCGTGCTGCAGGTGACGCCGGTGATAGCGATCGCGCCGCTGCTCCTGATCTACCTGGAACAACAGACCGCGGTCGTGGTCTGTGCCTTCATCGTCGCCTTTTTCCCGGTGCTGTCGAACACCACGCTCGGGCTCAATTCGGTCGACCGCAACCTCGCCGGGCTGTTCCAGCTCTACGGCGCCTCGCCACAGCAAGCGCTGCGCTTCCTCAAGCTGCCGGCCGCGCTGCCCTATATCCTCGGCGGCCTGCGCATTGCCGGCGGCCTGTCGCTGATCGGCGCGGTCGTGGCCGAGATCGCGGCGGGAACGGCCGGCGCCGGCTCCGGGCTTGCCTACAGGATCGCCGAGTCGGGCTATCGATTGAACATACCCCGCATGTTCGCAGCGCTGCTGCTGTTGTCGCTGGCCGGGATTGTCATCTATGGGGTGCTGGCGCTAGTTTCCCACCTCGTTTTACGGCGCTGGCATGAGAGCGCGCTTGGAAAGGAAAGCTGA